In Solanum pennellii chromosome 7, SPENNV200, the following are encoded in one genomic region:
- the LOC107024739 gene encoding acetyl-CoA-benzylalcohol acetyltransferase-like, giving the protein MESTSLAKINILSKDIIRSFPISNHDNNNNNNNNNVDHPKNYKLSFFDQIALQMHVPCVLFYPLKYSTSPKISIIHEQLQQSLSKLLSHVYPASGRFSSDAQSINCHDEGVLYIKAKVDSQFCDFLKDAQKDIDLALNFCPKIDRSVSNLSITPLVVVQVTEFACGRGLALSLSTEHAVIDGFRAVKFVYEWSKVSKMGINKISCFTFDDFGTIFPPSSDNHLLKRVESPRDDHVKMVARRFVINQSVISKFKKNVGLVYFRPSRVELVIAFLWSALINIFQRKNNGRMRPCLLSVPVNLRGKIDFPRYENSFGNFAIEVPIKFIPGETKMEVKDILLLIKDVIQKTNVSFAKSSDDIYTLASKFHKEIQEWEENEQVDVCMASSLCRFPINEADFGWGKPCLLSLGLRRSDMFWLYDTQCGSGIIVQADLKKEYMDMFGCDKDVLSFICDE; this is encoded by the coding sequence ATGGAGTCTACCTCTCTTGCAAAGATTAACATTCTTTCCAAGGATATCATAAGATCCTTCCCCATTTCAAATcatgataataacaataataataataataataatgttgatcacccaaaaaattacaaattatctTTCTTTGATCAAATTGCTCTCCAAATGCATGTCCCTTGTGTTCTTTTCTATCCACTCAAATATTCCACCTCCCCTAAAATTTCCATTATACAtgaacaacttcaacaatcatTGTCCAAGCTTTTAAGTCATGTTTATCCAGCATCAGGTAGATTTTCATCTGATGCTCAATCTATCAATTGTCATGATGAAGGTGTTTTGTATATAAAGGCAAAAGTTGATTCTCAATTTTGTGATTTCCTCAAGGATGCACAAAAAGATATCGACCTAGCATTGAATTTTTGCCCTAAAATCGATCGTAGTGTTTCTAATTTGTCTATCACTCCACTAGTTGTAGTGCAAGTGACGGAGTTTGCTTGTGGTAGGGGGCTAGCTTTATCTCTGAGCACTGAACACGCGGTTATTGATGGATTCAGAGCAGTAAAATTTGTTTACGAGTGGTCTAAAGTGAGTAAAATGGGAATTAATAAGATCAGTTGCTTCACTTTTGATGATTTTGGTACCATTTTCCCACCAAGTAGTGATAATCATTTGTTAAAAAGAGTCGAGTCTCCTAGAGATGATCATGTTAAAATGGTCGCGAGGAGGTTTGTCATAAATCAATCTGTgatatcaaaatttaagaaaaatgttgGATTGGTTTATTTCAGACCATCACGAGTTGAGTTGGTGATTGCTTTTCTATGGAGTGCTCTAATCAATATTTTTCAACGTAAAAATAATGGACGTATGAGACCTTGTTTATTGAGCGTCCCTGTGAACTTACGTGGTAAAATTGACTTTCCAAGATACGAAAATTCCTTTGGGAATTTTGCTATTGAAGTCCCGATCAAATTCATACCGGGAGAAACAAAAATGGAGGTAAAAGACATTTTACTATTGATCAAGGACGTTATACAAAAAACCAACGTTTCATTTGCGAAATCAAGTGATGACATATATACCCTAGCATCCAAGTTtcataaagaaatacaagaatGGGAAGAAAATGAACAAGTGGATGTGTGCATGGCATCAAGTTTATGTAGGTTCCCTATTAATGAAGCTGATTTTGGTTGGGGTAAACCTTGTTTGCTAAGTTTGGGACTGAGACGTAGTGATATGTTTTGGTTGTATGATACACAATGTGGGAGTGGAATTATTGTTCAAGCAGATCTGAAGAAAGAGTACATGGACATGTTTGGATGTGACAAAGATGTATTGTCTTTCATTTGTGATGAGTAG
- the LOC107024680 gene encoding receptor-like protein kinase ANXUR1 has protein sequence MKFYTFLVIITTFCSLLSKVYSLTNVTNSYSFVLSCGATSNATDADGRIWSPDSTYFPSSSGNSITSKAKYQDPSLISDIPYMTARIFKNQTTYSFPVSPKSRHWIRLHFYPSSYDNFNCSSSFFSVNIAGFTLLNNFSASITAQALTQAYIIREFTLVPLQTSTLNITFTPSSAYNDSFAFINGIEIVSMPEIFEPAPMVGFSDQTTETQASSMQTMFRLNVGGQYIPANNDSGLGRIWYDDAPYLFGASFGITSAANNSMKISYPSNLPNYIAPEDVYRTARTMGPNADVNRNYNLTWIFQVDTNFTYLVRLHFCDFQMKRMNQRVFKVFLNNQTALEEADVVGWSSAQNVPAYKDFVIYQTGDDDMWVALHPTDETKAQFYDAILNGLEIFKINDTKGNLAGPNPVPSPPLAAADTDSQSKPAFASNKTSKKGIIVGSVAGMTAGLSIVVVVLACVKRRKNINNGGNKSNRGGRLPIYSSRSTETRTTISGKSSGSSHISNIGGGLCRYFTLAEIKQGTKNFDESRVIGVGGFGKVYRGEIDGGTMVAIKRANPSSEQGLHEFQTEIELLSKLRHRHLVSLIGACEENDEMILVYDYMANGTLREHLYKHNKPPLSWKQRLDICIGAARGLHYLHTGARYTIIHRDVKTTNILVDDKWVAKVSDFGLSQTGPNLQQTHVSTMVKGSFGYLDPEYFRRQQLTEKSDVYSFGVVLFEVLSGRPALNASLPKEQVSLADWALHCHRKNTTKELMDPHIKGEIIEECLKQFIDTAVSCLSDHGTDRPSMGSVLWNLEYCLQLQSDPDEPKMVAEQKANDAYAMHKELLTVAEEGKESAEDSTDTVFSQIVNPQGR, from the coding sequence ATGAAATTTTACACATTTTTGGTTATCATAACCACATTTTGTTCCCTCTTAAGCAAGGTATATTCATTAACAAATGTTACCAAttcttattcttttgttttgtcTTGTGGAGCTACAAGTAATGCCACAGATGCAGATGGAAGGATTTGGAGTCCAGATTCTACATATTTCCCTTCATCTTCTGGTAATTCAATCACATCTAAAGCTAAATATCAAGACCCTTCATTGATTTCTGATATTCCTTATATGACTGCTAGAATTTTCAAGAATCAAACCACTTATTCCTTCCCTGTTTCTCCGAAATCTCGCCATTGGATTAGACTTCATTTTTATCCTTCTTCCTATGACAATTTCAATTGTTCCAGTTCATTCTTTTCTGTAAATATTGCCGGTTTTACTCTTCTAAACAACTTTAGTGCTTCAATCACAGCACAAGCACTAACACAGGCTTATATCATAAGAGAATTCACTCTTGTACCTCTCCAAACTTCTACACTTAACATAACATTTACCCCTTCTTCCGCGTATAATGACTCATTTGCGTTTATCAATGGGATTGAGATTGTTTCAATGCCTGAAATATTTGAACCCGCGCCTATGGTGGGGTTCTCAGATCAGACTACGGAAACACAAGCTTCTTCTATGCAAACTATGTTCAGGTTAAATGTTGGTGGACAGTATATTCCAGCTAATAATGACTCGGGCTTAGGGAGAATATGGTATGATGACGCGCCATATTTGTTTGGCGCATCTTTTGGTATCACGTCTGCAGCTAATAAtagtatgaaaatttcataTCCTTCTAATTTGCCTAATTACATTGCTCCAGAGGATGTTTATAGGACAGCACGAACGATGGGGCCAAATGCTGATGTTAATAGGAATTATAATCTGACTTGGATCTTCCAAGTTGATACAAATTTTACTTATCTTGTGAGGTTACATTTCTGTGattttcaaatgaaaaggatGAATCAGAGGGTGTTTAAGGTATTTCTTAATAATCAGACTGCTTTAGAAGAAGCTGATGTGGTTGGGTGGTCTTCTGCTCAAAATGTGCCAGCATACAAGGACTTTGTAATATATCAAACTGGTGATGATGATATGTGGGTAGCTTTACATCCTACTGATGAGACGAAGGCCCAGTTTTATGATGCAATCCTCAATGGATTAGAGATTTTTAAGATCAACGATACAAAGGGGAATTTGGCAGGGCCTAATCCTGTGCCATCACCACCCCTAGCAGCTGCAGACACTGATTCTCAGTCAAAACCAGCATTTGCATCAAACAAAACTAGTAAGAAAGGCATAATAGTTGGTTCGGTGGCAGGAATGACAGCTGGACTTAGTATCGTTGTTGTTGTACTTGCTTGTGTCAAGCGAAGGAAGAATATAAACAATGGAGGGAATAAGTCTAACAGAGGTGGTAGGTTACCTATTTATAGTTCTAGGAGTACAGAAACTAGAACAACTATCTCAGGTAAAAGCAGTGGCAGTAGTCACATTTCCAACATTGGTGGAGGCCTTTGTAGGTACTTCACCTTAGCTGAGATAAAACAAGGTACAAAGAATTTTGACGAGTCACGAGTTATTGGAGTTGGAGGATTTGGTAAAGTATATAGAGGAGAGATTGATGGAGGGACTATGGTTGCTATTAAGAGAGCAAACCCTTCTTCTGAACAAGGTCTTCATGAGTTCCAAACTGAGATAGAATTGCTTTCAAAACTTAGACATAGACATTTAGTCTCACTGATTGGGGCTTGTGAAGAGAATGATGAGATGATATTAGTCTATGATTACATGGCTAACGGGACATTGAGAGAGCACCTTTACAAGCACAACAAGCCACCTTTGTCATGGAAGCAAAGGTTGGATATTTGTATTGGTGCAGCCAGAGGTCTTCACTATCTTCACACTGGTGCAAGGTACACTATCATCCATAGGGATGTGAAAACTACAAACATTTTGGTGGATGACAAGTGGGTGGCGAAAGTTTCTGATTTCGGGCTTTCGCAAACCGGACCTAATCTCCAACAAACTCATGTTAGTACAATGGTGAAAGGAAGTTTTGGATACTTGGATCCAGAGTATTTCAGAAGACAGCAACTGACAGAAAAGTCTGATGTCTACTCTTTTGGGGTTGTCCTATTTGAAGTGTTGTCTGGAAGGCCAGCTCTAAATGCTAGTCTTCCAAAGGAACAAGTCAGTCTAGCAGATTGGGCATTACACTGCCATAGGAAAAATACTACCAAGGAACTTATGGATCCACATATTAAAGGGGAGATTATAGAAGAATGTCTGAAGCAATTCATCGATACAGCAGTGAGTTGTTTGTCTGATCACGGAACTGATCGTCCTTCAATGGGTTCAGTGCTGTGGAATCTTGAGTACTGCCTTCAGTTGCAAAGTGATCCCGATGAACCAAAAATGGTGGCGGAACAGAAAGCTAATGATGCCTATGCTATGCATAAAGAGTTGTTAACGGTTGCAGAAGAAGGTAAGGAGTCAGCAGAGGACAGCACGGACACTGTCTTCTCACAAATTGTAAATCCACAAGGTAGATAG
- the LOC114077849 gene encoding protein DETOXIFICATION 32-like, translating into MLNGLQPTLSGVAIGAGWQTYVAYINIVSYYAFGIPLGLIFSFCLNMGVKGMWTGMLLGTTLQTSILILMISKTNWKKEASVAEVRVKEWRGSK; encoded by the exons ATGCTTAACGGTCTTCAACCTACTCTTTCAG GTGTGGCTATTGGAGCAGGTTGGCAAACATATGTAGCTTACATTAACATAGTAAGCTACTATGCATTTGGTATTCCTTTGGGCCTTATTTTTAGCTTTTGCCTCAACATGGGTGTTAAG GGCATGTGGACAGGAATGTTGTTAGGAACCACACTTCAAACTAGTATTCTTATTCTCATGATTTCCAAAACTAATTGGAAAAAAGAG GCTTCCGTTGCCGAAGTAAGGGTAAAAGAATGGAGAGGTAGCAAATGA
- the LOC107024740 gene encoding acetyl-CoA-benzylalcohol acetyltransferase-like: MESTSLAKINILSKDIIRSFPISNHDNNNNVDHPKNYKLSFFDQIALQMHVPCVLFCPLKYSTSPKISIIHEQLQQSLSKLLSHVYPASGRFSSDAQSINCHDEGVLYIKAKVDSQFCDFLKDAQKDIDLALNFCPKINRNDSNLSITPLVVVQVTEFACGKGLALSLSAEHAVIDGFTALKFVYEWSKVSKMGINKINCFTFDDFGTIFPPSSDNHLLKRVESPRDDHVKMDARRFVINQSVISKLRENVGVVYFRPSRVELVIAFLWSALINIFQRKNNGRMRPCLLSLPVNLRGKIDFPRYENSFGNFAIEVPVKFIPGETRMEVKDILLLIKDVIQKTNVSFAKSSDDIYTLASKFHKEIQEWEENEQVDVCMASSLCRFPINEADFGWGKPCLLSLGLRRSDMFWLYDTPCGSGIIVQVDLKKEYMDMFGCDKDVLSFICDE; encoded by the coding sequence ATGGAGTCTACCTCTCTTGCAAAGATTAACATTCTTTCCAAGGATATCATAAGATCCTTCCCCATTTCAAATcatgataataacaataatgttgatcacccaaaaaattacaaattatctTTCTTTGATCAAATTGCTCTCCAAATGCATGTCCCTTGTGTTCTTTTCTGCCCACTCAAATATTCCACCTCCCCTAAAATTTCCATTATACAtgaacaacttcaacaatcatTGTCCAAGCTTTTAAGTCATGTTTATCCAGCATCAGGTAGATTTTCATCTGATGCTCAATCTATCAATTGTCATGATGAAGGTGTTTTGTATATAAAGGCAAAAGTTGATTCTCAATTTTGTGATTTCCTCAAGGATGCACAAAAAGATATCGACCTAGCATTGAATTTTTGCCCTAAAATCAATCGTAACGATTCGAATTTGTCTATCACTCCACTAGTTGTAGTGCAAGTGACGGAGTTTGCTTGTGGTAAGGGGCTAGCTTTATCTCTGAGCGCTGAACACGCGGTTATTGATGGATTCACAGCATTGAAATTTGTTTATGAGTGGTCTAAAGTGAGTAAAATGGGAATTAATAAGATCAATTGCTTCACTTTTGATGATTTTGGTACCATTTTCCCACCAAGTAGTGATAATCATTTGTTAAAAAGAGTCGAGTCTCCTAGAGATGATCATGTTAAAATGGATGCGAGGAGGTTTGTCATAAATCAATCTGTGATATCAAAACTTAGGGAAAATGTTGGAGTGGTTTATTTCAGACCATCACGAGTTGAGTTGGTGATTGCTTTTCTATGGAGTgctctaattaatatttttcaacGTAAAAATAATGGACGTATGAGACCTTGTTTATTGAGCCTCCCTGTGAACTTACGTGGTAAAATTGACTTTCCAAGATACGAAAATTCCTTTGGGAATTTTGCTATTGAAGTCCCGGTCAAATTCATACCGGGAGAAACAAGAATGGAGGTAAAAGACATTTTACTATTGATCAAGGACGTTATACAAAAAACCAACGTTTCATTTGCGAAATCAAGTGATGACATATATACCCTAGCATCCAAGTTtcataaagaaatacaagaatGGGAAGAAAATGAACAAGTGGATGTGTGCATGGCATCAAGTTTATGTAGGTTCCCTATTAATGAAGCTGATTTTGGTTGGGGTAAACCTTGTTTGCTAAGTCTGGGACTGAGACGTAGTGATATGTTTTGGTTGTATGATACACCATGTGGGAGTGGAATTATTGTTCAAGTAGATTTGAAGAAAGAATACATGGACATGTTTGGATGTGACAAAGATGTATTGTCTTTCATTTGTGATGAGTAG